The DNA sequence GGGCACAGCGTGGCCGGGCCAAGGCCGGCATGCGCTGCGTATGGCGCCGCGAGGTTTCCATCTGCCTCGCCCTGCGTGTCAGGGGAGTTGAGTCCAGCGGTTCATAACAACCCCGTCTGATGCGGGCGAGGTACGGAAGGCAACAGAGCTTGTGCTCATGTTGATCAGCGAATGGCGCAAGCACCGCGACGCGGGCGTTCTCGAGGGCAAAGGCTCACGCGCTCACGCGCTCTTGAAGAGTCTCTCCGAGAACGCGGATTCGGGCGACAAGAACAACAAACGATGGTCGTCGCCTACGATGACCTGCTTGGCGTCAGGGTCAGCACCCGGACCGCGAGCGTGTTGACCGGGATGGTTCGCTCGACCGCGGCACGACGCCACGTGGCCGCGGCTGCGCCACCGCCGCAGATTTACGCAGCGCACCGACCCAGTCAACTAACTCGACCTCACCGAACATCTACGTATCCTGCAGGTCCTCAACAGTGACCGGTTCGCTGATCAGGTGCCGTTGTAGATCTACGCCCAGCTCCTCGACGAAGGCACCTACCTGTGCTCGGTATCCACAATGTATCGGGTGCTGGGCGAGAACAAGCAGGTCAAAGACCGGCGACGACAAGCACGGCATCGAGCCAGAGCCTGCCCGGAGTTGGTTGGGACCGCCCCGCGGCAGGTGTACTCGTGGGACATCACCACACTTGCCGGCCCGGTCAAAGGCCAGTACTTCGACGCCTACGTCATGATCGACATCTACTCCCGCTACATCGTCGGAGTGCACGTCCACAACCACGAATCAGGGGTGCTGGCAGAGGAATTGATGGAACACATCTTCAACGTTCACGGCATCCCACAAGTTGTTCACGCCGACCGCGGGGCATCGATGACCAGCAACACCGTGGCAACGCTATGCGCTGACCTCGAGGTCACCCGAAGCCACTCACGGCCGAGGGTATCGAACGACAATCCGTATTCAGAATCACTGTTCAAGCCCTCAAATACGGTCCAACCTTCACAGAACGATTCCAATCACTGAGTCATGCAGGGGATTTCATGGACCAGTTCACGCAGTGGTACAACCACAAACACCGGCACAGCGGGATCGGCCTACATACCCCCGCCGATATCTACTACGGTTTGGCCGACGACAAAGCCGCACAGCGCCGAGCCGTGCTCGAAAACGCACGTGCCCAGCATCCATACCGATTCAGCACAGCCCGGGTAGCACCGAGAATTCTTGCGCTACCGGACGCCGCCTGGATCAATCAGCCCGCCGACCAACCTGACACCGACACGGAGACCATGACCGCCACCTAACACTAAACACCCGCTGGACTCGGACACCTTGACAAGTTCCGCCTGTCGCCGCCCAGTTGAGCAACGCTACAGCGACGTTCCCGGCTCTCCAGGCCCTAAGGCAAATCGAATTGGATCGACCAACGTGCTCGACGTACCGATGGTGCAGCCAGAGGACACCACCGATACGGTTTTCCTTGTCTCTGACCAGGCCAAGTGGATCACCGGTACCGAGACCAAAGCGGACGCCGGGTTCAGTCTTAAGTAGGCCGCGACTGCCAATCAGGCGCGGTTGCAGCTCGACTATCCCTATCGCGATGCACAATTACAATCTAGTTACCTATGTCGGTACTGTTCTTGCTAATGGCGTGTCCCCGGTAGATGAGTCCACGAGGTTTTAGAGTCTTTGTTGCCCCGACCTGGGGTTGGAAGGACGATGAACATCATGGCTGGACGGAAACGGCACTCCGCGGAGCAGATCGTGCGCAAGTTGCGCCAGGGCGACGAGCTGGAGGCGGCCGGAAAGACCTCTGAGGAGATCGCTGCCGAACTCGAGGTGTCGGTGGCAACGCTGTTCAACTGGCGCCGCCAGTACGGCGGTATGGACACCGACGCGGCCAAGGAGCTCAAAGAGCTCCGCGAGCAGAACAGCCGACTCAAACGTCTGCTCGCCGACGCCGAGCTCGAGAAGGACGCGCTGCGTGAGGTGGCCAAGGGAAAATTCTGAGCCCAGCTGCCAAACGCCGCGCCGTCGACATGCTCGTGGAAACACTGGGCGTGTCGAAGCGGTTGGCGTGCAAAGCTGTTGGGCTTGCCCGCTCTACCTACAGTCGTACCCCGATCGCGCAAACCACAGCCGACCCGGACGCCGAACTGCGTGGCTGGTTGCGCACATACGCCACCAAACACCCGCTGCACGGGTTCCGGCGGGCCTGGGCGGCGTTGCGCTTCGACGAGCACCGTGAGGTGAACAAGAAGAAAGTGCACCGCCTCTGGAAGGAAGAAGGCCTGCAGGTCCGCATCCACCATCCCCGCAAACGGGCCGGCCAATCCTCGGTTCCATTCGTGGACGCAGATGCACCGAAGGTGGTGTGGGCACTGGACTTTCAGTTCGATTCCACCATCGACGGCAAAGCGGTCAAGATCGCGTCGATGATCGACGAACACACCCGACTGTCGGTCCTGAACATCGTCGAGCGATCGATCACGAGCGACCGGTTGGTCGTCGAGCTGGGCAAA is a window from the Williamsia sp. DF01-3 genome containing:
- a CDS encoding IS3 family transposase (programmed frameshift) codes for the protein MAGRKRHSAEQIVRKLRQGDELEAAGKTSEEIAAELEVSVATLFNWRRQYGGMDTDAAKELKELREQNSRLKRLLADAELEKDALREVAKGKILSPAAKRRAVDMLVETLGVSKRLACKAVGLARSTYSRTPIAQTTADPDAELRGWLRTYATKHPLHGFRRAWAALRFDEHREVNKKKVHRLWKEEGLQVRIHHPRKRAGQSSVPFVDADAPKVVWALDFQFDSTIDGKAVKIASMIDEHTRLSVLNIVERSITSDRLVVELGKAFALWGGPPQVLRMDNGPEFISHALQQFCDKKVGISYIPPGTPWNNGHIESFNNRLRKECLNRNHWTNLLEARVVIEDFKDDHNHRHRHSSLGYRTPAEYAAQCTHRHHPVECEID